A single Marinobacter sp. es.042 DNA region contains:
- a CDS encoding tetratricopeptide repeat protein: MSSIKACGLCLFVMFSLSGCVTAPAPPESEAEVEQAALEASFAKAVSAMEEGNLVEAKTRFEQLASDYPGKAGPMANLGIIAFQQEDTETAKGWFERALAVNPEHVQALNHLGVIARNAGEFDEAERYYRAALSADPNYAPGILNLAFLLDIYLGKPAEAVDLYERYQSAASEPHPRLEDWIFDAKNRI; the protein is encoded by the coding sequence ATGAGCTCGATTAAGGCCTGCGGACTCTGTCTTTTCGTGATGTTTTCGCTTTCGGGGTGTGTGACGGCGCCGGCGCCGCCGGAGTCTGAGGCAGAAGTTGAGCAAGCTGCACTGGAAGCGTCATTCGCCAAGGCAGTGAGTGCCATGGAGGAGGGAAACCTTGTCGAGGCCAAAACCCGATTCGAGCAACTGGCGAGCGACTACCCCGGAAAAGCCGGCCCCATGGCCAACCTTGGTATTATTGCGTTCCAGCAAGAGGATACCGAGACCGCGAAAGGTTGGTTTGAACGCGCGCTGGCGGTGAATCCTGAACATGTCCAGGCGCTGAATCATCTGGGAGTAATTGCCCGGAACGCCGGAGAATTCGACGAAGCAGAACGGTATTATCGCGCGGCACTGTCTGCTGATCCGAATTACGCACCTGGGATCCTTAATCTGGCCTTCCTGCTTGATATCTACCTCGGCAAACCTGCCGAGGCGGTTGACCTTTATGAGCGTTATCAGTCCGCGGCCAGTGAGCCGCACCCCAGACTGGAAGACTGGATCTTCGATGCCAAAAACAGAATCTGA
- a CDS encoding MotA/TolQ/ExbB proton channel family protein: protein MIDTAVRFFQEGGFFMFPIAVVLIVGLIVAIERYIYLSAQKLTNRRDFNRLHQMIAKRDLKGALNYTQESGSAMSTMIGFGLQRLARRQGREEIEYAMEEGLLDVMPRLEKRTQYLATLANIATLLGLLGTIIGLIAAFTAVAAADPAQKASLLSQSISVAMNTTAFGLMSAIPMLLIHSLLQTKTNEIVDSFEMAGIKVLNLLSDGSGSKTAAQPQGQNAAAPAQVATPAGSPA from the coding sequence ATGATCGATACCGCCGTTCGCTTCTTCCAGGAAGGTGGCTTTTTTATGTTTCCGATTGCCGTTGTGCTGATTGTCGGACTCATTGTTGCCATTGAACGTTACATTTACCTTTCCGCCCAGAAACTGACCAACCGTCGGGACTTCAACCGCCTGCATCAGATGATCGCCAAGCGTGACCTGAAGGGCGCCCTGAACTACACCCAGGAATCCGGTAGTGCCATGTCGACCATGATCGGCTTCGGCCTCCAGCGCCTGGCTCGCCGCCAGGGTCGTGAAGAGATCGAATACGCGATGGAGGAGGGGTTGCTGGATGTGATGCCGCGGCTGGAAAAGCGCACCCAGTATCTGGCAACGCTGGCCAACATTGCCACGCTGCTTGGTCTGCTGGGTACCATTATCGGGTTGATTGCAGCGTTTACGGCGGTAGCTGCAGCGGATCCGGCCCAGAAGGCGAGTCTTCTGTCCCAGAGTATCTCGGTTGCCATGAACACCACCGCCTTCGGCCTTATGTCTGCTATCCCAATGCTGCTGATCCACTCACTGCTGCAGACCAAGACCAATGAGATCGTCGATAGCTTTGAGATGGCGGGCATCAAGGTCCTGAACCTCCTCAGCGATGGTTCCGGTAGTAAGACCGCCGCTCAACCGCAGGGACAGAATGCCGCTGCGCCGGCACAGGTAGCGACTCCGGCCGGTAGCCCGGCCTGA
- a CDS encoding ExbD/TolR family protein gives MRRKHRRLQSEADLDITPFMNLMIVLVPVLLLNMVFAHTSVLELNFPTGESLSAEQAEELQIQVVIYEDRLVVADNQGGVIKNIPQREGEYDFVLLKDVMKEIKSRVPDKKDVIIMPSRQTSYQSLVSVMDTVRSYEAVVAGSVVEAELFPEISLGDAPAQPSGSAEVSS, from the coding sequence ATGAGACGGAAACATCGTCGCCTACAAAGTGAGGCCGATCTCGACATCACGCCCTTCATGAATCTCATGATTGTGCTGGTGCCGGTACTGCTGCTGAATATGGTGTTCGCCCACACCAGCGTTCTGGAACTCAACTTCCCGACCGGTGAGAGCCTGTCGGCCGAGCAGGCGGAAGAGCTGCAGATCCAGGTGGTGATCTATGAGGATCGCCTGGTCGTTGCGGATAACCAGGGCGGCGTAATCAAGAACATCCCCCAGCGCGAGGGCGAGTATGATTTCGTTCTGCTCAAGGATGTCATGAAGGAAATCAAGAGCCGTGTGCCCGACAAGAAGGATGTGATTATTATGCCGTCCCGGCAGACGTCCTATCAGTCTCTGGTCTCGGTGATGGACACGGTGCGCTCATACGAGGCGGTTGTGGCTGGTAGTGTGGTTGAAGCGGAGCTGTTCCCCGAGATCTCTCTCGGCGATGCGCCCGCACAGCCTTCGGGATCCGCGGAGGTGAGTTCATGA
- a CDS encoding ExbD/TolR family protein — MKESAKARRQKRHYRRNKSQGKMNLVSLMDIFTILVFFLMVNSSSDVQVLNQNNTIKLPDSTAQQPPGDVLALTVTDRDILVNGRLVVKRDAFQTFDGQVEPALKQELDYQASRSSAPAPDAGRPITILADRELPYELLKKIMSTCVDAGYASISLAVNQRAEQGA, encoded by the coding sequence ATGAAAGAATCTGCCAAGGCCCGCCGCCAGAAACGCCATTACCGGCGCAATAAAAGCCAGGGAAAGATGAACCTGGTCTCGTTGATGGATATCTTCACCATCCTGGTGTTCTTCCTGATGGTGAACTCCTCCTCCGACGTACAGGTATTGAACCAGAACAACACTATCAAACTGCCGGATTCCACCGCTCAGCAACCCCCCGGTGATGTCTTGGCCCTGACCGTCACAGACCGGGATATCCTGGTGAACGGTCGGCTGGTAGTGAAACGCGACGCCTTCCAGACGTTTGACGGACAGGTGGAGCCTGCCCTGAAGCAGGAACTGGACTATCAGGCCAGTCGCTCGTCGGCACCTGCCCCGGATGCGGGTCGACCCATTACCATTCTTGCAGACCGCGAACTGCCCTACGAGCTGCTGAAAAAAATCATGTCCACCTGTGTGGACGCCGGTTACGCCAGTATTTCCCTGGCGGTTAATCAGCGTGCGGAACAGGGAGCCTGA
- a CDS encoding AgmX/PglI C-terminal domain-containing protein, producing the protein MMDYRYGLPWNQERGERKRLLAAAVFVMPLFLAIAGYVSWVELPERDRQEQEALPPQLAKLIIEKKEPPKPVMPEPEPEPPKPEEKPVEQAKPEPKPEPVPEPVMPEPEPEPQVAEKPEPKSEPKPEEVAKAREKAKNTGILAMGNELKKLSSLAESVKLDGPVANTAEPIARKTGDTLASRATASAKSSGVNEEALNREAGQVALAERQRAEVAEAERVAAVKEAARKEQQETAARTRSKEELRRTMDANKSAIYSIYNRELRRKPSLQGSITPELVIEPSGAVSSCSVVESTLNEPALESKICNRLRLVDFGARPGVDQTKIRYPIELLSS; encoded by the coding sequence ATGATGGATTATCGGTACGGATTGCCCTGGAATCAGGAGCGTGGTGAACGTAAGCGGTTGTTGGCCGCCGCTGTTTTTGTGATGCCATTGTTCCTTGCAATTGCAGGTTATGTCAGCTGGGTAGAGCTGCCAGAACGTGACAGGCAGGAACAGGAAGCTCTGCCGCCTCAGCTGGCCAAGCTGATCATCGAGAAAAAGGAGCCCCCAAAACCGGTGATGCCCGAGCCGGAGCCCGAACCGCCGAAGCCTGAGGAAAAGCCGGTGGAACAGGCCAAACCAGAGCCCAAGCCGGAGCCGGTTCCTGAACCGGTGATGCCGGAACCCGAGCCGGAGCCTCAGGTAGCCGAAAAACCGGAGCCCAAGTCAGAACCCAAGCCTGAAGAGGTCGCCAAGGCGCGGGAGAAGGCAAAGAATACCGGTATTCTGGCCATGGGGAACGAACTGAAGAAACTCAGTTCGCTGGCGGAGTCGGTCAAGCTCGATGGTCCGGTTGCCAATACAGCAGAACCTATTGCCCGCAAAACCGGTGATACTTTGGCCTCGCGCGCGACCGCGAGCGCGAAGAGCAGTGGGGTAAACGAGGAAGCGCTCAATCGGGAGGCCGGTCAGGTCGCCCTGGCCGAACGCCAGCGCGCGGAAGTTGCCGAAGCAGAGAGAGTTGCTGCGGTGAAAGAGGCGGCACGCAAGGAACAGCAGGAAACTGCGGCCAGAACCCGGAGCAAGGAAGAGTTGCGCCGGACCATGGATGCCAACAAATCCGCGATCTACAGCATCTACAACCGGGAGCTTCGGCGCAAACCGTCGCTGCAGGGAAGTATTACCCCGGAGTTGGTCATTGAGCCGAGCGGTGCAGTATCGAGTTGTTCGGTGGTGGAATCTACACTCAATGAGCCGGCGCTGGAGAGCAAGATCTGCAATCGTCTGAGGTTGGTGGATTTCGGGGCCCGACCGGGCGTTGATCAAACCAAGATCCGTTATCCGATCGAATTGCTGTCCAGCTAG
- a CDS encoding sodium:solute symporter family transporter — protein sequence MFYTTLAAIVVAMILFAWLGLRARLADGGLDDYVTARNSQGARALGLSFLASGMGGWILFAPPEVGALVGPLALAGYALGAALPFIVFAFCGPAIRRFLPEGRSIGEFANACYGNGVRRYVSTISVLYMLCFLTAELTAIGAITSLLSGIDGGIVVIGVAITTLVYTAVGGLRASIVTDQWQALLLIGLLAIVSFVAVGKLPDAAPAALPDIPASAALSVALTLVIAVTAANLFHQGYWQRLWSARDTDALSRGALLGGVVTIAVVAVVGGLGILAAMSGADLGSPPIPFFALLADAPAWLALPALILAITLVASSVDTLQNALASLAVTEKQGLSIVSARWFTVLLMIPVVLVALQGISVLRLFLIADLLCATAVLPVLMGLWGKMTTRAAILGCLAGLFGAILPGWITGGSLMAGLEAASFPGSIPTLMPFVGALVGSGLVSVVIATTTRKR from the coding sequence ATGTTTTATACCACCCTCGCGGCGATCGTGGTCGCCATGATCCTGTTTGCCTGGCTCGGACTGAGAGCCCGTCTCGCCGACGGCGGACTGGATGACTATGTAACGGCAAGAAACAGTCAGGGAGCCAGGGCCCTCGGACTGTCTTTCCTCGCTTCCGGCATGGGCGGCTGGATTCTGTTTGCCCCGCCTGAGGTTGGCGCACTGGTCGGCCCTCTGGCTCTGGCTGGCTATGCCCTGGGCGCCGCCTTGCCGTTTATCGTGTTCGCCTTCTGTGGCCCCGCTATTCGCCGCTTCCTTCCGGAGGGACGCAGCATCGGCGAATTCGCCAACGCTTGTTATGGCAATGGCGTACGCCGCTACGTTTCGACGATCTCGGTGCTCTACATGCTTTGCTTTCTGACCGCGGAGCTTACTGCCATTGGTGCCATAACGTCGCTGCTTTCCGGTATTGATGGCGGCATTGTGGTCATTGGCGTTGCCATAACCACGCTGGTATACACCGCTGTTGGTGGTCTCAGGGCCAGCATCGTTACCGACCAATGGCAGGCACTGTTACTGATCGGCTTGCTGGCTATCGTCAGTTTTGTTGCCGTAGGCAAGCTTCCGGACGCAGCACCTGCAGCGCTACCGGATATCCCCGCGTCGGCGGCCCTGAGCGTGGCGCTGACCCTGGTGATTGCTGTCACCGCCGCCAACCTGTTCCACCAGGGATACTGGCAGCGTTTATGGTCGGCTCGCGATACGGACGCCCTGAGCCGCGGAGCGTTGCTGGGCGGGGTGGTTACCATCGCCGTTGTCGCTGTGGTTGGCGGGCTGGGAATACTGGCGGCCATGAGCGGCGCCGACCTTGGCAGCCCGCCGATTCCGTTTTTTGCCTTGCTCGCGGATGCCCCGGCCTGGCTCGCTTTACCGGCTCTGATCCTGGCCATCACACTCGTGGCATCCTCGGTGGATACCCTGCAGAACGCACTTGCGTCGCTGGCGGTTACCGAAAAACAGGGGTTGTCCATTGTCAGTGCCCGATGGTTTACCGTGCTGCTGATGATTCCTGTGGTTCTGGTGGCACTTCAGGGGATTTCCGTGCTGCGGCTATTTTTGATCGCAGACCTGCTTTGCGCCACGGCGGTTCTGCCTGTACTGATGGGGCTCTGGGGAAAAATGACCACGAGGGCGGCGATCCTGGGCTGTCTGGCGGGACTTTTCGGCGCGATTCTGCCCGGATGGATTACCGGTGGCAGCCTGATGGCCGGATTGGAAGCTGCCAGCTTCCCCGGCAGCATTCCCACCCTGATGCCTTTCGTTGGTGCCCTGGTAGGCTCCGGACTGGTCAGTGTCGTGATCGCGACCACAACCCGGAAACGCTGA
- a CDS encoding PHA/PHB synthase family protein produces the protein MFGLDTLGKAVGQLVNGFETNVRQGQQQLEKALGDTGVLDAATLSTITEMSDAYRTMAEDLLLHPLRFAGAELDLARKHAALGYYTLARLVGKDKKPVVEPEADDRRFQAEEWHKHLPFDVLHQAYLINSQAFLNWAASMEGIPPAGRDQMLFYARHLTSALSPSNFPATNPEVLRITWERKGMNLIDGGRQLIEDLRQNPSLFNVGMTDRSAFEVGRNLATTPGKVVFQNELMQLIQYSPTTETVSKRPLLIVPPWINKYYILDLTARNSFIQWLVNQGQTVFIISWRNPGPSLRDKGWEDYMELGPLAAMDAVTEATGEDQMNLIGYCIGGTLLGSTLAWLKKKGRNPVASATYLTTLLDFSDPGGIGVFINDHSIRGIEKMLERKGYLDGRAMAFTFNLLRENELFWSFWTNNYLKGQKPAAFDLLYWNTDGTNLPARMHSYYLRQMYLNNRLVQPDSLSLLGESINLSEIDVPSFFLSARQDHIAKWKTTYKGALAHGGDVRFVLSGSGHIAGVINPPYKEKYGYWTNDTLVPDADAWFEKSEHHPGSWWPHWLEWIARFSDGDVPARIPGEGKLPAIEDAPGSYVKVKAAEALKQ, from the coding sequence ATGTTCGGTCTGGATACGCTCGGGAAAGCCGTAGGTCAGCTCGTCAACGGCTTCGAAACCAACGTCCGCCAGGGACAGCAGCAACTGGAGAAAGCATTGGGAGATACTGGCGTCCTGGATGCGGCAACGCTCTCCACGATAACGGAAATGTCCGATGCCTACCGCACAATGGCCGAGGACCTGCTCCTGCACCCGCTCCGGTTTGCAGGCGCGGAACTGGATCTGGCCCGCAAACATGCCGCGCTGGGGTACTACACCCTTGCACGGCTCGTGGGCAAGGACAAGAAGCCCGTTGTCGAACCAGAGGCCGACGACCGACGCTTCCAGGCCGAGGAGTGGCACAAGCATCTGCCTTTTGATGTCCTCCACCAAGCCTATCTGATCAACTCACAGGCCTTTCTGAACTGGGCGGCCAGCATGGAAGGGATTCCCCCGGCAGGACGGGACCAGATGCTGTTCTACGCCCGGCATCTGACCAGCGCACTGTCACCCTCGAATTTCCCGGCCACGAATCCGGAAGTGCTCAGGATTACCTGGGAACGCAAAGGGATGAACCTGATCGACGGTGGACGGCAGCTGATCGAAGACCTGCGCCAGAATCCGTCCCTGTTCAATGTTGGCATGACTGATCGCTCTGCCTTTGAGGTGGGACGTAACCTGGCAACCACCCCGGGCAAGGTGGTGTTCCAGAACGAACTGATGCAGTTGATCCAGTACTCGCCGACAACTGAAACCGTCAGCAAACGCCCATTGCTGATTGTTCCGCCATGGATCAACAAGTATTACATCCTGGACCTCACGGCCAGGAACTCCTTTATCCAGTGGTTGGTCAACCAGGGACAGACTGTTTTTATTATTTCCTGGCGAAATCCCGGGCCCTCCCTGCGGGACAAAGGCTGGGAAGACTACATGGAACTGGGGCCACTGGCTGCCATGGATGCGGTTACCGAAGCCACCGGCGAAGATCAGATGAATCTGATCGGCTATTGCATCGGTGGCACCCTGCTGGGCTCAACATTGGCCTGGCTCAAGAAAAAAGGCCGTAATCCGGTGGCCAGTGCTACCTACCTGACGACACTTCTGGACTTCTCGGACCCTGGCGGAATCGGTGTCTTCATCAACGATCACTCGATCCGGGGTATTGAGAAAATGCTGGAGCGCAAAGGCTACCTGGACGGTCGCGCTATGGCGTTCACGTTTAACCTGTTGAGAGAAAACGAGCTGTTCTGGTCGTTCTGGACCAATAACTACCTTAAAGGCCAGAAGCCCGCGGCTTTTGACCTGCTGTACTGGAACACCGATGGCACCAACCTGCCAGCGCGAATGCACAGTTATTATCTGCGCCAGATGTACCTGAATAATCGTCTGGTACAGCCAGACTCCCTGAGCCTGCTCGGCGAGTCCATCAATCTGTCCGAAATCGATGTACCCTCTTTTTTCCTGTCCGCCAGACAGGATCACATCGCTAAATGGAAAACCACCTACAAAGGGGCGCTGGCCCACGGCGGTGATGTCCGCTTTGTGCTCTCCGGCTCCGGCCATATCGCTGGCGTGATCAACCCGCCCTACAAGGAAAAGTACGGCTACTGGACCAATGACACCCTGGTGCCGGATGCAGACGCCTGGTTCGAGAAGTCCGAACACCATCCGGGATCCTGGTGGCCCCACTGGCTCGAGTGGATTGCCCGTTTCTCAGACGGCGACGTGCCGGCTCGCATCCCCGGCGAAGGGAAACTTCCTGCGATTGAGGACGCACCCGGCAGCTACGTCAAAGTCAAAGCTGCGGAGGCCTTGAAGCAGTAG
- a CDS encoding phasin family protein, with translation MNTELFEKATRLNETLFEQFGKAAEMQMNAFRRYADVTMEQAKKVSEVRDLESLKSLTGDQAETLKSLSEQFTADWKAWQDYFNESREQIQKVFEKAPEASAKPGPKTAK, from the coding sequence ATGAACACCGAGCTTTTCGAAAAAGCAACCCGTCTGAACGAGACCCTTTTCGAGCAATTTGGCAAGGCCGCAGAAATGCAGATGAACGCCTTCCGACGTTATGCCGATGTCACCATGGAGCAGGCTAAAAAGGTGTCTGAGGTCCGTGATCTGGAGAGCCTGAAAAGCCTGACTGGCGACCAGGCGGAAACCCTGAAATCACTGAGCGAGCAGTTCACCGCAGACTGGAAAGCCTGGCAGGACTACTTCAACGAAAGCAGGGAGCAGATTCAGAAGGTGTTCGAGAAAGCACCCGAGGCATCGGCCAAACCCGGCCCGAAAACCGCCAAATAA
- a CDS encoding TraR/DksA family transcriptional regulator — MTNRKSELETLRADLTARLSRYEAHQHREGGALDKDFEEQATQTQNDEVVDSLETETRSELAQIEHALARIDNGVGDECESCGEAIDPRRLQVLPYTTVCVDCAED; from the coding sequence ATGACCAACCGGAAATCAGAACTTGAAACACTGAGAGCCGACCTGACGGCCAGACTTTCCCGTTATGAGGCGCATCAGCATCGGGAAGGGGGCGCGTTAGACAAGGATTTCGAGGAGCAGGCTACCCAGACCCAGAACGACGAAGTGGTCGATTCGCTGGAAACCGAAACCCGTTCCGAACTCGCTCAGATTGAACATGCACTGGCTCGGATTGATAACGGTGTGGGCGACGAATGCGAATCCTGCGGCGAGGCCATTGACCCACGCCGCTTGCAGGTTCTGCCCTATACCACGGTTTGCGTGGACTGTGCCGAAGACTGA
- a CDS encoding ABC transporter ATP-binding protein: MEPLQASTTGSAVFQTRGLTKTYDQGEVQVHALRGVDLDLYGGELVVMLGASGSGKSTLLNILGGLDVPSTGEVRYRDFDLSAAGDRELTRYRREHVGFVFQFYNLIPSLTARENVAAVTEIATNPMTPEEALELVGLKSRIDHFPAQLSGGEQQRVAIARAIAKRPDVLLCDEPTGALDSATGVLVLEALDKANRETGTTTVIITHNASIAGMADRVITLSDGNISGERLNERRQDPRTLSW, translated from the coding sequence ATGGAGCCACTGCAGGCATCCACGACCGGCTCGGCCGTATTCCAGACCCGGGGCCTGACGAAAACCTATGATCAGGGTGAGGTTCAGGTTCATGCCCTCCGTGGCGTAGATCTGGATCTCTATGGCGGCGAACTGGTCGTCATGCTGGGCGCTTCCGGTTCTGGCAAATCCACACTCCTTAACATTCTTGGCGGGCTGGATGTGCCATCGACCGGCGAGGTCCGGTATCGGGATTTTGATCTCAGTGCTGCCGGCGACCGCGAACTCACCCGTTATCGCCGTGAACACGTGGGTTTCGTGTTCCAGTTCTATAATCTCATTCCCAGCCTCACCGCCAGGGAAAATGTGGCGGCAGTGACCGAGATAGCGACAAATCCAATGACGCCGGAAGAGGCACTTGAACTGGTTGGGCTCAAGAGCCGCATTGACCATTTTCCGGCCCAGCTTTCCGGTGGCGAACAGCAGCGCGTTGCCATTGCCCGGGCTATTGCCAAACGACCGGATGTACTCCTGTGCGACGAGCCAACCGGCGCCCTCGATTCCGCCACCGGCGTATTGGTGCTCGAGGCACTGGACAAAGCCAACCGGGAGACCGGCACGACTACCGTTATCATTACCCACAATGCTTCCATCGCCGGCATGGCGGATCGCGTGATAACGCTCTCGGACGGCAACATCAGCGGTGAGCGTCTTAATGAACGTCGCCAGGATCCCCGCACATTGTCCTGGTAA
- a CDS encoding ABC transporter permease translates to MSPKGLNTVLNVKLRRELWQMRGQVLAIALVIAGGVGVCVMSLVNYSSLLATRAQYYEQHEFAEVFAPVKRAPRHTLKDIAALPGIARYEGRVEGAAKLQIPGFPDPVSARLVSVPPEGQPDVNRLFIRQGRLPVAGRSQEIAVIGSFAEAHELVLGDQFEAIINGRRQALTVTGIVESPEFIYVIPPGGMLPDYQRYGVLWMNRESLESAMDMRGAFNSLAVTLKPGHSAASVIDALDRLLARYGATGAFGRDDQFSHRFLSDELNQLKTMATVFPLIFMSVAMFLLNVVIGRLISTQRDIVAVLKAFGYSNRQIAWHYSKLVIVIAVIGLLAGLGLGLWLGRSLGELYMDYYRFPGLLFRIDPAWVGLLGLMTIVVAWLGAWRAISQAAALPPAEVMRPEGPARYRVTIVEKLLSGIRFAQPSRMIVRQLSRRPVRTLLSMTGVAMATAIVMVGNFQFDSVSLMVHTQFARVQQQDLSATFIDPVNSAALFGLQRQAGIRYVEGRRSVPARLVSGHREWRSAVTGIPSEARLQFVIDSDLQPVPLPREGLLLTDFLADELGVGPGDVLQLELLEGDRRTVMVPVAGITSEFLGVGAYMDLDALNRALGDGPLINQALINLDPDKASEVYNSLRETPGVLGLSIRQAMLDSFYDTLARTFLTFTFFNSLMGGIIAFGVVYNTIRISLAEKGRELASLRVLGYTQNEVAHILLGEVALLLFLGIPLGWLIGQGLALMIVTAMQTELYRVPLTITSQTLGMSALVVVVSAIASGVIAWWRLKALDLVAVLKTRE, encoded by the coding sequence ATGTCCCCGAAGGGATTGAACACGGTTCTGAACGTAAAGTTACGGCGGGAACTCTGGCAGATGCGCGGTCAGGTACTGGCCATCGCACTGGTTATTGCCGGAGGCGTGGGCGTGTGCGTGATGTCTCTCGTGAACTATTCATCGCTGTTGGCAACCAGAGCCCAGTATTACGAACAACACGAATTTGCCGAGGTCTTTGCGCCGGTTAAACGGGCCCCACGTCATACTCTCAAGGACATCGCTGCGCTGCCTGGTATCGCCAGGTACGAGGGGAGGGTCGAAGGCGCTGCGAAACTGCAAATACCCGGGTTCCCGGATCCGGTGTCGGCTCGCCTGGTGTCTGTTCCGCCGGAAGGTCAGCCTGACGTCAACCGCCTTTTTATTCGCCAGGGACGGCTCCCGGTTGCTGGTCGAAGCCAGGAGATCGCAGTTATCGGAAGCTTTGCCGAAGCGCATGAGTTGGTTCTGGGAGATCAGTTTGAAGCCATTATCAACGGCCGCCGGCAGGCTCTTACGGTAACCGGCATTGTTGAGTCACCGGAATTCATCTACGTCATTCCTCCGGGCGGTATGCTGCCGGACTATCAGCGGTATGGTGTTCTCTGGATGAACAGAGAGTCCCTGGAATCCGCCATGGATATGCGGGGCGCTTTCAACAGCCTGGCGGTGACGCTCAAACCTGGCCATTCTGCTGCATCCGTCATTGATGCTCTGGATCGGTTGCTGGCCCGATATGGGGCAACGGGGGCTTTTGGCCGGGACGACCAGTTTTCCCACCGTTTTCTGAGTGACGAGCTCAATCAGCTGAAAACCATGGCGACGGTTTTCCCCCTCATTTTCATGAGTGTCGCCATGTTTTTGTTGAATGTGGTGATTGGCCGTCTGATCAGCACCCAGCGGGATATCGTCGCGGTACTCAAGGCCTTCGGCTATAGCAACCGTCAGATCGCCTGGCATTACAGCAAACTGGTCATCGTGATCGCCGTCATCGGTTTGCTGGCGGGGCTTGGCCTCGGCCTATGGCTTGGACGCTCTCTCGGCGAACTGTACATGGATTATTACCGCTTTCCGGGGCTGTTGTTTCGCATTGACCCTGCATGGGTTGGGCTGCTGGGGTTGATGACAATTGTGGTCGCCTGGCTCGGTGCCTGGCGAGCCATCAGTCAGGCAGCGGCACTGCCGCCCGCTGAAGTTATGAGGCCTGAGGGGCCCGCCAGATACCGGGTGACCATAGTGGAAAAGCTCCTCTCGGGAATCCGTTTCGCCCAGCCCTCCCGAATGATCGTGCGCCAGCTCTCCCGTCGTCCGGTCCGGACCCTGTTATCGATGACTGGGGTCGCCATGGCCACTGCCATCGTGATGGTGGGCAACTTCCAGTTCGATTCGGTGTCCCTGATGGTTCACACGCAGTTTGCACGGGTTCAGCAACAGGATCTGTCCGCGACCTTTATTGATCCGGTGAACAGCGCGGCGTTGTTCGGCTTGCAGCGGCAAGCCGGGATACGTTACGTGGAGGGGCGACGCTCGGTCCCGGCACGTCTTGTTTCCGGCCATCGGGAGTGGCGAAGCGCAGTCACCGGAATACCCTCCGAGGCGCGCCTGCAATTTGTCATCGACAGTGACCTACAGCCGGTTCCGCTCCCCAGGGAGGGGTTGTTGTTGACCGATTTTCTGGCCGATGAACTGGGTGTCGGTCCAGGGGATGTTCTGCAGCTGGAGCTCCTGGAGGGCGACCGCCGAACGGTTATGGTTCCTGTCGCCGGTATCACCAGCGAGTTTCTCGGGGTTGGTGCCTACATGGATCTGGATGCCCTTAACCGGGCACTGGGGGACGGGCCCCTGATCAATCAGGCCCTGATCAACCTGGATCCGGACAAGGCTTCGGAAGTTTATAACAGTCTTCGCGAAACCCCGGGAGTGCTTGGCCTGAGCATCCGGCAGGCCATGCTCGACAGCTTCTACGACACCCTGGCGAGAACCTTCCTGACGTTCACCTTTTTTAACAGCCTGATGGGCGGAATCATCGCTTTTGGAGTGGTCTACAACACGATCCGGATTTCACTGGCGGAAAAAGGTCGGGAGTTGGCGAGCCTGAGAGTGCTGGGATACACCCAGAATGAAGTTGCGCATATATTGTTGGGAGAGGTTGCGCTCTTGCTGTTTCTGGGCATTCCCCTTGGTTGGCTGATTGGCCAGGGTCTGGCACTCATGATTGTTACTGCCATGCAAACCGAACTGTACCGGGTGCCCTTGACGATCACCAGCCAGACACTTGGCATGTCCGCGTTGGTCGTGGTGGTATCGGCAATCGCTTCCGGGGTGATTGCCTGGTGGCGCCTGAAAGCGCTGGATCTGGTGGCGGTGTTGAAAACACGGGAATAG